A region of Rhodohalobacter barkolensis DNA encodes the following proteins:
- a CDS encoding trimeric intracellular cation channel family protein codes for MLLEPEQIILIIEAAGTFAFAVSGATAAIRSRFDLFGIFVLAFVTAIGGGTIRDVMIGNLPVNWLTDTLAITSVIAGFIFTLLIYRRMKKLEGWLFTFDAAGLGLFTVMGTQIGLEAGMSVGISIALGTITGCFGGVLRDVLAGTKPLIFQEEIYAMAAVTGGIIFTLILNFFDALFVAQLTGIVVIVFIRVIAVRYKVGLPRMNVD; via the coding sequence ATGCTATTAGAACCCGAACAAATCATACTCATCATAGAAGCAGCGGGAACGTTTGCCTTTGCTGTTTCCGGTGCAACGGCTGCCATTAGAAGCCGGTTTGATCTCTTCGGAATTTTTGTCCTGGCTTTTGTGACGGCCATAGGTGGCGGAACCATTCGGGATGTGATGATCGGCAACCTGCCGGTCAACTGGCTCACCGATACACTGGCCATAACCTCCGTCATCGCCGGCTTTATTTTTACTCTTTTAATCTATCGTCGAATGAAAAAACTGGAAGGGTGGCTTTTCACTTTTGATGCAGCCGGACTCGGCCTGTTTACCGTGATGGGAACTCAGATCGGGCTGGAAGCTGGGATGAGTGTGGGGATCTCAATCGCCTTAGGAACAATTACCGGATGTTTTGGAGGAGTACTGAGAGATGTACTGGCAGGAACCAAACCACTCATTTTTCAGGAAGAGATCTACGCGATGGCTGCAGTCACGGGCGGGATTATATTTACCTTAATTCTGAACTTCTTCGATGCACTTTTTGTAGCCCAGCTAACCGGAATCGTTGTGATCGTATTCATCCGGGTCATCGCGGTGCGTTACAAGGTGGGATTGCCAAGGATGAATGTCGACTAA
- a CDS encoding alpha/beta hydrolase family protein: protein MISKRFPFLLAFIIVTFGFLPVQSQTIIENWTPEAMVDQPVVGPPAISPDGSMVAYIIRETKMEGEESEFLSHIWVASADGTMNRQFTRGDQSVSNPQFSPDGEYLTFTSRRSGENQVYRMYLNGGEAEQITHAENGVGSYAWSPDGNRIAYTMSDSKSEEEKTREKEKRDVTVVDTDFKFSRIYVQEVEADSAKAIYEGDLHTSSFDWSPDGETIVFAHQPTPKIEDRYKMDISTVPADSGSVTNIIDWEGTDSSPMYTPDGSSVVFTSHGGELEAIGLQDLYVVNLSSGEVRDLAHTYDRNASIVGFDDNSQLLIQEPRRTVSALYRVPLNGGDPTLLTEEDGIYRGFAVSNDGSHVVFNYQNSDQPAEVYMSELGQISKQKISTLHDESEFPEMGKTEVLTWTSEDGTEIEGLLTYPVGYEEGDRVPLILMVHGGPAGVYSQSWTGAGSIYAIQYFAEKGYALLRPNPRGSTGYGKEFRYANFQDWGFGDYEDLMTGVDKVIEMGVADPDRLAEMGWSYGGYMTSWIVSQTDRFKAVSMGAGLSNLVSMVGTTDIPGYLLGHMGGPYWNGNMETYERHSAVYYMDNVVTPTQIIHGSNDMRVPLGQGQEFYWALQEKGVDTEMILLPRTGHGPTEPKLISEVSTRILQWFDQYIER, encoded by the coding sequence ATGATTTCAAAACGCTTTCCTTTTCTGCTTGCCTTTATTATAGTCACCTTTGGGTTTTTACCGGTTCAATCACAAACAATTATTGAAAACTGGACGCCTGAAGCAATGGTAGACCAGCCAGTAGTGGGTCCTCCCGCTATTTCACCTGATGGTTCCATGGTTGCATATATCATCCGTGAGACTAAAATGGAGGGTGAAGAGTCTGAATTTCTATCACACATCTGGGTGGCATCTGCCGATGGCACGATGAATCGCCAGTTTACCCGGGGTGATCAATCCGTTTCAAATCCACAATTTTCTCCGGATGGTGAGTATCTGACATTCACATCACGCAGGAGTGGGGAGAATCAGGTCTATCGGATGTATCTGAATGGCGGTGAGGCTGAACAGATCACCCATGCTGAAAACGGTGTTGGAAGTTACGCCTGGTCACCGGATGGAAATCGAATTGCGTATACCATGTCTGACTCTAAATCTGAAGAGGAAAAAACTAGAGAAAAAGAGAAGCGTGATGTAACTGTTGTGGATACAGATTTTAAGTTTTCCAGAATTTATGTTCAGGAAGTTGAAGCAGACAGTGCAAAGGCTATTTACGAAGGAGATTTGCATACCTCATCATTTGATTGGTCGCCGGATGGGGAGACTATTGTATTCGCCCATCAGCCAACCCCTAAAATTGAGGACCGCTACAAAATGGATATCTCTACGGTGCCGGCAGACAGCGGTTCAGTAACGAACATCATCGATTGGGAAGGAACGGACAGCTCACCAATGTATACTCCGGATGGCAGTTCAGTTGTATTTACATCCCACGGCGGAGAGCTGGAAGCGATTGGGCTACAGGATCTTTATGTAGTCAACCTTTCAAGCGGAGAAGTTCGGGATTTAGCTCATACGTATGACAGAAATGCGAGCATTGTTGGATTTGATGATAACAGTCAACTACTCATTCAGGAGCCCAGAAGAACAGTTTCGGCGCTATACAGGGTTCCACTTAACGGTGGTGATCCAACGTTGCTGACAGAAGAGGATGGGATTTATCGAGGTTTTGCGGTCAGTAATGATGGCAGTCATGTAGTTTTTAACTATCAAAACTCAGATCAGCCGGCTGAGGTTTACATGAGTGAATTGGGCCAAATTTCAAAGCAAAAAATCTCCACGCTGCATGATGAATCTGAATTTCCGGAGATGGGCAAAACCGAAGTACTGACCTGGACGTCAGAAGATGGAACAGAAATTGAAGGGCTGCTGACCTACCCGGTTGGTTACGAGGAGGGTGATCGCGTTCCTCTGATTCTGATGGTACATGGCGGACCTGCCGGTGTCTATTCTCAAAGCTGGACAGGCGCGGGCAGCATCTACGCCATTCAATATTTCGCTGAAAAAGGATATGCGTTGCTGCGTCCAAATCCGAGGGGAAGTACCGGGTACGGCAAGGAGTTCAGGTATGCGAATTTCCAGGATTGGGGCTTCGGTGATTATGAAGACCTGATGACAGGTGTCGACAAAGTAATTGAGATGGGAGTTGCAGATCCGGACCGACTGGCTGAGATGGGCTGGAGTTATGGCGGGTATATGACTTCGTGGATTGTTTCTCAAACGGATCGATTTAAAGCGGTGAGTATGGGAGCTGGTTTGTCGAACCTGGTGAGCATGGTGGGTACGACAGACATTCCGGGCTATCTGCTTGGGCACATGGGAGGTCCGTATTGGAATGGAAATATGGAAACGTATGAGCGACATTCGGCCGTCTACTACATGGACAATGTGGTAACTCCTACTCAGATTATTCACGGCTCAAATGATATGCGTGTTCCGCTTGGCCAGGGCCAGGAATTTTACTGGGCACTTCAGGAGAAAGGGGTAGATACAGAGATGATTCTGTTGCCGCGAACCGGTCACGGGCCGACTGAACCGAAACTGATTTCTGAAGTTTCCACACGTATTCTGCAGTGGTTTGATCAATATATTGAGC
- a CDS encoding DNA-3-methyladenine glycosylase family protein, which produces MSSWTLKSIPPHDWFICLDVESYFDHEHDPESIFEEGFTRPIPLDERDIIATIFFNGDPEKPEFHIETAEDLSKDEIEQANRTLARILGTNLDLRPLYDLAENDSVLGPKLTEFYGLKRMSRGTLLEDIMNRIIQMQMAHKPTAKKMAFKVREAYGTHLTHNGKTLPAWPRPFQLAKADPAQIRKMGPTLRKGEYMVGLAQDILAGEVDLDYLDREAGPQEFYDKISKVRGIGPTSAQDLMLFRETTEAVFPSNMKSGEEKGLRKWIIMSYGGDPANTSEEKFLKMIKNWKGYEAAAIEFLFVNYVINQKKGRG; this is translated from the coding sequence ATGTCTTCCTGGACTCTTAAATCCATCCCGCCACACGACTGGTTTATCTGCCTCGATGTTGAGAGTTACTTCGATCACGAGCATGATCCAGAATCTATATTTGAAGAAGGTTTTACCCGGCCGATTCCACTTGATGAAAGGGATATCATTGCAACCATTTTTTTCAACGGCGATCCTGAAAAACCGGAGTTCCATATTGAAACAGCTGAAGATCTTTCCAAAGATGAAATTGAACAGGCAAATCGAACTTTAGCCAGAATTTTAGGTACCAACCTGGATTTGCGTCCACTTTATGATCTTGCTGAAAACGACTCCGTTCTTGGCCCCAAACTGACAGAGTTTTATGGATTGAAGAGGATGTCGCGCGGAACGCTTTTGGAAGATATCATGAACCGGATCATCCAGATGCAGATGGCGCATAAACCGACCGCGAAGAAGATGGCGTTTAAAGTCCGGGAGGCTTACGGTACACATCTTACGCATAACGGCAAGACTCTCCCCGCATGGCCGCGGCCCTTTCAGCTGGCCAAAGCCGATCCGGCTCAAATTCGGAAAATGGGTCCCACGCTCAGAAAAGGGGAATACATGGTAGGACTCGCACAGGATATTCTGGCAGGAGAAGTTGATCTGGATTACCTGGACAGAGAAGCCGGTCCACAGGAATTTTATGACAAAATCTCAAAAGTTCGGGGCATCGGGCCTACTTCGGCTCAGGACCTGATGCTGTTCCGCGAAACAACCGAGGCTGTTTTTCCGAGCAATATGAAAAGCGGTGAAGAGAAAGGATTGCGGAAATGGATTATTATGAGTTACGGCGGAGATCCCGCAAACACATCAGAAGAAAAATTTCTGAAAATGATCAAAAACTGGAAGGGGTACGAGGCAGCAGCGATCGAGTTTCTGTTTGTGAACTACGTCATCAACCAAAAGAAGGGTCGCGGATAA